The Pyrus communis chromosome 2, drPyrComm1.1, whole genome shotgun sequence genome includes a window with the following:
- the LOC137725677 gene encoding EPIDERMAL PATTERNING FACTOR-like protein 4 — protein MQSAANPRKLLFALLLTVLISSRLVQSSNLATSPSPSPSPSPAVGMPTPNDHGVSKGKGIVKKERRGSYPATCHSKCNECEPCMPVQVSVRAMVLEENEYYPQVWRCACGDSIFSP, from the exons atgcaatCAGCAGCAAATCCTAGAAAACTTCTGTTTGCCCTCTTGCTCACCGTGCTCATTTCTTCTCGACTGGTTCAGTCCAGCAACTTAGCTACCTCTCCATCACCGTCTCCATCACCTTCGCCG GCTGTCGGGATGCCAACACCGAATGATCACGGGGTGTCTAAAGGGAAAGGGATTGTTAAAAAGGAAAGGAGAGGGTCGTATCCAGCAACTTGTCATTCAAAATGTAACGAGTGTGAGCCTTGCATGCCCGTTCAAGTATCTGTCCGAGCAATGGTATTGGAAGAGAACGAGTACTATCCACAGGTGTGGAGATGTGCCTGTGGTGACAGTATATTTTCCCCTTAA
- the LOC137725688 gene encoding uncharacterized protein isoform X2 → MSRRDSRDSDSRRHRSRFDREPSPKRSRRGEKDEKDRIASKGNLESAKQSDQDQKHRLRLQDTLPLESTLAPDSKVENGDSRKESDKKPSGHHEGTKHSTNPSEIPRSQSYFQHDERGNAGQVVRSSGRGSTAERGSWRDPKDRHDDRTVSKTTTNDSRSRNEKAKGGENRNWRHDGFFEMEADPPSARKRPAFREKKIPVESDNADKTAAETAKSSHPDPSMEGSRKKEERGHNPRHTDRSEKQFAGERGSYRRDAPPGVFPSRERYTGGAGRNNRGRDRFSVRQGYNSSMGRAEKWTHDLYNEANRSPTPKNEEDLIAKVEALLAS, encoded by the exons ATGTCGCGACGAGACAGTCGGGATTCCGACTCCAGACGACACCGTTCCAGGTTTGACAGAGAACCCAG TCCCAAGAGGTCCCGGAGGGGTGAGAAAGATGAAAAAGACAGAATCGCCAGCAAAGGTAATTTAGAAAGTGCGAAGCAGAGTGACCAGGATCAGAAGCACCGCCTGAGGCTGCAAGATACATTGCCACTTGAATCTACATTAGCACCCGACTCAAAGGTGGAAAATGGGGATTCCAGAAAAGAATCCGATAAGAAACCCAGTGGACATCATGAAGGAACCAAGCACTCCACTAATCCATCTGAAATACCCCGGTCTCAATCTTATTTTCAG CACGATGAGCGTGGTAATGCTGGGCAAGTTGTTCGAAGCTCTGGTCGTGGTTCAACTGCTG AGCGTGGATCGTGGAGGGATCCAAAGGATAGGCATGATGATAGGACAGTGAGCAAGACAACAACTAATGATTCAAGGTCAAGAAATGAGAAAGCTAAGGGGGGTGAAAACAGGAACTGGCGCCATGATGGGTTCTTTGAAATGGAGGCTGATCCACCATCGGCAAGGAAAAGACCTGCATTCAGGGAGAAGAAGATTCCTGTCGAGTCTGATAATGCTGACAAGACAGCAGCAGAGACTGCAAAGTCAAGCCATCCTGACCCTTCCATGGAAGGAAGCAGAAAAAAGGAGGAAAGAGGGCACAACCCACGCCACACGGATAGATCTGAGAAGCAATTTGCAGGAGAGAGGGGGTCTTACCGAAGAGATGCACCACCGGGTGTCTTTCCTTCGAGAGAGAGGTACACTGGTGGTGCTGGCCGGAACAACAGAGGAAGAGATAGATTCAGTGTGAGACAAGGGTATAATTCTAGTATGGGTCGTGCTGAGAAATGGACGCATGATTTGTATAACGAGGCTAATAGGAGTCCAACGCCGAAAAATGAAGAGGATCTAATTGCAAAGGTGGAAGCACTTTTGGCTTCGTAG
- the LOC137725688 gene encoding uncharacterized protein isoform X1 yields the protein MSRRDSRDSDSRRHRSRFDREPSPKRSRRGEKDEKDRIASKGNLESAKQSDQDQKHRLRLQDTLPLESTLAPDSKVENGDSRKESDKKPSGHHEGTKHSTNPSEIPRSQSYFQQHDERGNAGQVVRSSGRGSTAERGSWRDPKDRHDDRTVSKTTTNDSRSRNEKAKGGENRNWRHDGFFEMEADPPSARKRPAFREKKIPVESDNADKTAAETAKSSHPDPSMEGSRKKEERGHNPRHTDRSEKQFAGERGSYRRDAPPGVFPSRERYTGGAGRNNRGRDRFSVRQGYNSSMGRAEKWTHDLYNEANRSPTPKNEEDLIAKVEALLAS from the exons ATGTCGCGACGAGACAGTCGGGATTCCGACTCCAGACGACACCGTTCCAGGTTTGACAGAGAACCCAG TCCCAAGAGGTCCCGGAGGGGTGAGAAAGATGAAAAAGACAGAATCGCCAGCAAAGGTAATTTAGAAAGTGCGAAGCAGAGTGACCAGGATCAGAAGCACCGCCTGAGGCTGCAAGATACATTGCCACTTGAATCTACATTAGCACCCGACTCAAAGGTGGAAAATGGGGATTCCAGAAAAGAATCCGATAAGAAACCCAGTGGACATCATGAAGGAACCAAGCACTCCACTAATCCATCTGAAATACCCCGGTCTCAATCTTATTTTCAG CAGCACGATGAGCGTGGTAATGCTGGGCAAGTTGTTCGAAGCTCTGGTCGTGGTTCAACTGCTG AGCGTGGATCGTGGAGGGATCCAAAGGATAGGCATGATGATAGGACAGTGAGCAAGACAACAACTAATGATTCAAGGTCAAGAAATGAGAAAGCTAAGGGGGGTGAAAACAGGAACTGGCGCCATGATGGGTTCTTTGAAATGGAGGCTGATCCACCATCGGCAAGGAAAAGACCTGCATTCAGGGAGAAGAAGATTCCTGTCGAGTCTGATAATGCTGACAAGACAGCAGCAGAGACTGCAAAGTCAAGCCATCCTGACCCTTCCATGGAAGGAAGCAGAAAAAAGGAGGAAAGAGGGCACAACCCACGCCACACGGATAGATCTGAGAAGCAATTTGCAGGAGAGAGGGGGTCTTACCGAAGAGATGCACCACCGGGTGTCTTTCCTTCGAGAGAGAGGTACACTGGTGGTGCTGGCCGGAACAACAGAGGAAGAGATAGATTCAGTGTGAGACAAGGGTATAATTCTAGTATGGGTCGTGCTGAGAAATGGACGCATGATTTGTATAACGAGGCTAATAGGAGTCCAACGCCGAAAAATGAAGAGGATCTAATTGCAAAGGTGGAAGCACTTTTGGCTTCGTAG
- the LOC137725676 gene encoding putative GDP-L-fucose synthase 2 — protein sequence MSGANNDATSPSFLSDKSARIFVAGHRGLVGSAIVRKLQALGFTNLVLRTHAELDLTRQADVESFFAAEKPRFVILAAAKVGGIHANNTYPADFIAVNLQIQTNVIDAAYRFGVKKLLFLGSSCIYPKFAPQPIPENALLTGPLEPTNEWYAIAKIAGIKMCQAYRIQYNWDAISGMPTNLYGPHDNFHPENSHVLPALMRRFHEAKVKGAEEVVVWGTGSPLREFLHVDDLADGVVFMMESYSGLEHVNVGSGKEVTIKELAELVKEVVGFEGRLVWDSTKPDGTPRKLMDSSKLAGLGWMPKISLKDGLVDTYSWYLENVKQ from the exons ATGAGTGGCGCCAATAacg ATGCCACTTCGCCTTCCTTCCTCTCCGACAAATCGGCCAGGATCTTCGTAGCCGGCCACCGCGGCCTCGTCGGCTCCGCCATCGTCCGCAAGCTCCAAGCCCTAGGCTTCACCAACCTTGTCCTCCGCACCCACGCCGAGCTCGACCTCACCCGCCAAGCCGACGTCGAGTCCTTCTTCGCCGCCGAGAAACCCCGATTCGTGATCCTCGCCGCCGCTAAAGTCGGCGGCATTCACGCCAACAACACCTACCCGGCGGATTTCATCGCCGTCAATCTCCAGATCCAGACCAACGTCATCGACGCCGCCTACCGATTCGGAGTCAAGAAGCTCTTGTTCCTCGGCTCCTCCTGCATTTACCCCAAATTCGCTCCTCAGCCCATCCCGGAGAACGCATTGCTGACGGGCCCGCTCGAGCCCACGAACGAGTGGTACGCCATTGCCAAGATCGCCGGGATCAAGATGTGCCAGGCGTATCGGATTCAGTACAATTGGGATGCAATTTCTGGGATGCCCACCAATTTGTACGGGCCGCATGATAACTTTCACCCCGAAAATTCGCACGTTTTGCCGGCACTGATGAGGCGGTTTCATGAGGCAAAGGTGAAGGGTGCAGAGGAGGTGGTGGTGTGGGGGACCGGAAGCCCCTTGAGGGAGTTTTTGCATGTCGATGATTTGGCGGATGGGGTGGTGTTCATGATGGAGAGTTACAGTGGGTTGGAGCATGTCAATGTGGGGAGTGGCAAGGAAGTGACTATCAAGGAGTTGGCTGAACTTGTCAAGGAGGTTGTTGGGTTCGAGGGACGGCTTGTCTGGGACTCTACTAAGCCGGATGGAACTCCGAGGAAGCTCATGGATAGCTCGAAGCTCGCAGGCTTGGGATGGATGCCAAAGATCTCGCTGAAAGACGGGCTTGTTGATACTTATAGCTGGTACTTGGAGAATGTCAAGCAGTGA